A single genomic interval of Chrysemys picta bellii isolate R12L10 chromosome 8, ASM1138683v2, whole genome shotgun sequence harbors:
- the LOC101937879 gene encoding kazal-type serine protease inhibitor domain-containing protein 1-like encodes MKVLEVIVVLVALVQVSQSFPTLYYRSWLRLLREGDSCGKCNLELCSKPTHCPAGTVLDQCGCCPECGNVEGQICDLDKVNHFYGQCGENMECRLDADETKFGEIPEPQCVCKSQESVCGPEGKTYVNICQFNEAYSEKRRNINMKHKGPCESAPVISLPPQDAQNFTGNDIIFGCEVSAYPMPHLEWKKKGNKMFLPGDDAHISIQARGGPKKYGVTGWLQIQGIKKSDEGIYICQTKNKYGTAYASARLKVIDGSSSTFQISAGSRITSYTTDYGDYYDHTEEDEEEEYESGDYEN; translated from the exons ATGAAGGTTCTGGAGGTTATAGTAGTGCTGGTAGCCCTGGTACAAGTTTCTCAAAGTTTCCCCACCTTGTACTACAGGAGTTGGTTGAGATTGTTAAGGGAAGGAGATAGCTGTGGAAAATGCAATTTGGAACTTTGCTCCAAACCTACACACTGTCCAGCTGGGACTGTATTAGATCAGTGTGGCTGCTGTCCTGAATGTGGGAATGTGGAAGGGCAGATCTGTGACTTGGATAAGGTCAATCATTTCTACGGGCAGTGTGGGGAGAACATGGAGTGCAGGCTGGATGCCGACGAAACCAAGTTTGGGGAAATCCCTGAACCACAATGTGTCTGCAAATCCCAGGAAAGTGTCTGTGGACCTGAAGGCAAGACCTATGTGAACATCTGCCAATTCAATGAGGCTTACTCTGAGAAGAGAAGAAATATCAACATGAAGCACAAAGGACCATGTGAATCAG CTCCTGTTATTTCTTTGCCACCTCAGGATGCTCAGAACTTCACAGGTAATGACATAATCTTTGGCTGTGAGGTGTCCGCCTATCCTATGCCACACCTTGAGTGGAAGAAAAAAGGGAATAAAATGTTTCTGCCAGGAGATGATGCCCACATCTCAATCCAG gcAAGAGGTGGACCTAAGAAGTACGGTGTGACAGGGTGGCTGCAAATTCAAGGCATCAAAAAATCGGATGAAGGCATCTACATctgccaaacaaaaaacaagtatGGCACTGCATATGCATCTGCAAGACTGAAAGTCATTGATG GTTCATCCTCTACATTTCAGATTTCTGCTGGCAGCAGAATCACAAGCTACACTACAGATTATGGAGACTATTATGACCATACTGAAGAGGATGAGGAGGAAGAATATGAATCTGGAGACTATGAAAATTGA